ggTCTGCGATGTGGTAGGGCTCAATAAGCTTTAGCTGTTATTATCTGTCTCTATCATTGTCAAGGATGGGGTGTCCTGGGTTAGCAGCAGAAGACTGATTCCAGCCCTAGTTCCATCATGACCTTGCTGTGCATCCTTGGTGGGAGTGAGCAGCCTTTCTGGGCTTCACGTCCCTTTGGGAAATGACAGGGTTAGCATCTGCCGGAGCGTGATACAATACTTGTGCGTTTTACCTGGTTTCTGGAAGGAAGTTATAAAATCTGAGTGGGGTTATTAATGTCTATCAGGGAAAATAGATCCGGACCCCTAAATCTGCATTTACAGAGATTTGTTGCTTAGAACGAAGCTCAGTTAGCTTTCGCTAGGATGCCCGTTCTCAGCAGCCCATGGGTTAtggcgaggggtggggggaggagggggtgtcCTTGACTCCCCTCACGGCAGACCTCTCTCCCCGCAGGCACCATACAGTCAGCTTTGAACTGTGAGCTCCCACCAGGACCAAGCCAAGCCagagcccctcccctgcccccttcaAATTCCTCACTCCATCCGTAATCCTCCTCCATAATAGCCTTTACTCACCTCCTTCCTGTTTCTTAAACACCCTCCCCACATTTCCCGGACTAAGGGCACCTACTTTTCCATAATCTTGTTTGTGTCCTTATTTCTTACCGGGGTCCTAGGGAACACCAGCACTCAACTGACCCTGCCTAGTGTTTTCAACCCTCCCTAACTGTAGTCTGTCCTATCTCAACACTATCGCACATATTTCATGCctcttctagaacattccaccccccatcccttcaaCGTGGCCACGCGTATTTTCTATATCCTCTACCAATATCTCCCTCTTACCACTGCCCAATGAGGCCTCCATCCCTTCCATAAACACCCCCCTTGGCCAATTCTTGGGCTACCCCTCAACTCCCTCCTTTCCACTCTGATTGGGTCTGTAAACACCCCCTTGAcaaagctctctcttttttttaatcccctctcccaccccaagcCTCCCTCTGATCATAATTCTATCCTTCCCCTGACTTTTCCCTCTCaagctctctccttccctgcccaggCCCGTCCACGATTCACGGTCACCCTTATCTTTCCCCCGTGGACTGCCACTCACCATGTTCCCCTGAGCCTCCAAGGAGGGGGCTCAGGGGGCCTGATGGCCTCCCGCCCCCCGTGGCCCCACAGCCCCCGTGGGCCGGGGGAAGAGCCTCGGGAGCCCCAGCGCCGAGGATGGGCAACCGCACGTGGGACGGCTGCCACGTGGACTCGCGCGTGGACCACCTCTTCCCGCCATCCCTCTATATCTTTGTCATTGGCGTGGGGCTGCCCACCAACTGCCTGGCCCTGTGGGCGGCCTACCGCCAGGTCCGGCAACGCAACGAGCTGGGCGTATACCTGATGAACCTCAGCATCGCCGACCTGCTGTACATCTGCACGCTGCCGCTGTGGGTCGACTACTTCCTGCACCACGACAACTGGATCCACGGCCCGGGCTCCTGCAAGCTCTTCGGCTTCATCTTCTACACCAACATCTACATCAGCATCGCCTTCCTGTGCTGCATCTCGGTGGACCGCTACCTGGCGGTGGCCCATCCACTGCGCTTTGCGCGCCTGCGCCGGGTCAAGACGGCGGTGGCCGTGAGCTCCGTGGTCTGGGCCACGGAGCTGGGGGCCAACTCAGCGCCCTTGTTCCACGACGAGCTCTTCCGCGACCGCTACAACCACACCTTCTGCTTCGAGAAGTTCCCCATGGAGGGCTGGGTGGCCTGGATGAACCTCTACCGGGTTTTCGTGGGCTTCCTCTTCCCGTGGGCCCTCATGCTGCTGTCGTACCGCGGCATCCTGCGGGCCGTGAGGGGCAGTGTGTCCACCGAGCGCCAGGAGAAGGCCAAGATCAAGCGGCTGGCCCTGAGCCTCATCGCCATCGTGCTGGTCTGCTTCGCGCCCTACCACGTGCTCCTGCTCTCCCGCAGCGCCGTCTACCTGGGCCGCCCTTGGGACTGTGGCTTTGAGGAGCGTGTCTTCTCAGCCTACCACAGCTCGCTGGCCTTCACCAGCCTCAACTGTGTGGCTGACCCCATCCTTTACTGCCTCGTCAATGAGGGGGCCCGCAGCGACGTGGCCAAGGCCTTGCACAACCTGCTCCGCTTCCTGGCCAGTGACAAGCCCCAGGAGATGGCCAACGCCTCGCTCACCCTGGAGACCCCGCTCACTTCCAAGAGGAACAGCATGGCCAAGGCCTTGGCAGCTGGCTGGGCGGCGGCTCCACCCTCCCAGGGGGACCAGGTGCCGCTGAAGATGCTGCCACCCGCCCAGTGAACCCCCAATTTGTGCAGAAACCTGTCACTCCCCCAGTCTTAGCTCCCTTCCCTTTGGGTCTACTGTATGCAAATTGTATGTAAATGGGGCTGTGCTCATATTCATAAGagtagaagaaaagaggaaaacagtgaGGTTGGTGGGTCACTGGCCAATCATCAGCCTCTACCATGACCCCCTAACAACTTGGTTGAACAATTCaggggcactgtgctgggtggtGCTAGTGACACAGTGCTGACAAATGACAATCCTGGCCCTCTATCACGTGCTCTCACTCCCATGGGGGAGACAGACCTGCCCCCAGAAAGGGATGACCCAGAGGTTCAGACAGGGGCACCCAGAGGGCTTCTGACCCAGTCTGAGGgtcagggaaagcttcctggaggaggagacaagTAAATTAAATCAAACATTTGGTTTCCAGAGGTAACGACAAGaagagcggggcggggggggggggggcggtggggcgGTGGAGGATGATTTCCAATAAGGAGATAAAATTTGGGGACTGAAGGAGaagataggagaaaaaaattcaccGAAGGGTAGCATGGTCATTTTTGCCCATGGGAAGCCCCTGGTCTTCTAAGGAAGGGAGGACATGAAGGGCACGTGTGAGTTTCTGGACAAACAGCATTTTCCAAGTCAGGacctgggaggagggagactcAGAACCCAAGCGAAGGACAATTGGGGCAGACTAGTTGGAGAGCTGACTAGGCAGGCCGGGGCAGGGGTTCAGGGCAGGCCGGGGCAGGGGTTCAGGACAGGAGAAgggtatttattcattcattcaacagaaatttatttatatcCACTCTAGACCCAGCCCTGTGCTGGCTGGGCCTGGGGAACGTGAGGGTGACCAAGACAGCCTAGGCCCCCACCCTCATGGGGCTTGCggtaaacaagtaaataaaaataaatataatgtttgGAATTAATAAGTGTGCTGGGGGGGAAATAAACGCGATGCGGGGACGGGGGAGGCAGCCATTGGCATAGACTCAGATCTAGAGGAGGTGGTTAGGGGAGGGCTCACCGGAAGGTGAAGGTGAGCAGGTGCAGGGTGGCCCTGGGCCTGTCAGGGGGAAGAGGACTTCGGGCAGAGGGAACAGTCAGTGCAAAGCCTCTGGAGTGAGAGAGTGCCTGAGTTTTGAAGGAGAGCAAGTGGAGCAGGgcagctggagcagagggaggccgGAGTGTGAAAGGAATGGTTGATGATTGATGGGACTGGCAAGGGACCAGCTGATCTTTTTGGATCTTTTGATCGGGGCTTTGTAGGTCCTGGTGAGGACTTTGCCTTTTACTCTGAAATAAAGGAGAGCCACAAGAGGGCTCTTCGCGGAGGAGGGATGGGATTTGACTTAAATGTTAACAGGATCCGCTGGCTGCTGAGTGGGAGACAGAATATGGGAAGGGAGCTGCCAGGAGGCCAGCGGCAGGTGGCTGCTATAGTCCAGGAGGCAGCTGAGCAGGATGGTGGTGGGGTGAGCAAGGAACAGTGGTCAGCTCTGGGATTTCTTTTAGAGGCATACTTCACAATGATGGAAGAAGCACAGGGCCTTTTGGGATTATATAACACAAGCCCCTTGCCCATCTTCATAAAAAGGGTGACCAGGGGCCCTGAACTGGAAGGACCTCTCGGAATGATCCCGGGCCCTGTTCCAAGGCGGTCACCGGAGAGACCAAATGACTAGGCCAGGGTCACAAAGCTAGTGAGTCAGCGCTGGAGTTATCCtgggctctctctcccctctccttctctgcctctgttcccaTGCCCCAGGGTGGCCGAGGCTGCCCGCCTTGGCTGATGGGGTCACCCTCCCTCTCCTGGCCCTCGGGGATCACCAGGAATGGGCATCCTTCCATAACCAGGCTGGAGAGCAGGAGCAAGCACCCGGCTCTGGATAGGCCTTGGCCTTTCTGCTAGGTCACCTCCCTCGCTTCCTCCCAATGGATGTATAATAGGCTCCAGGCTCCTGATGAGATGTGAAGATCCtcctacacatacacaccccccCTTATCCCAGAAGTTCCCAGAAGAGGTTCCTGGAAACCCTTCTccgagaaaggaagagaagggaggaggggaggggaaaaaaaatgaacttaatgaGGAAAATGGTTTtacaggaagggaggggggaatcACTGAGATGCAGGAAGATGGGGCTTTGGTACTGGGTGcggagagaaaagagggaagccTGGGATCTATGGGGCCCAGTAATTTTCCCACCTTAAAGCCATAAAGCTACTGGGATGGAGATGTAAGGTGCCAGAATTTTTTGGAACACAGTGCCCTGGGAGAATCAGATGAAAGCCTGCACTCCACTCCTCCATGAAATGCTCATTcctattcattcaataaatatttattgagcatctactgtgtgccaggcacttttctaGGAGCTGAGGAAACAGCaatgaaataaacagaaagaaagtcacacagtttggaagtttcctaAATCCATCCTGGGAACCTCACCCTCCGAGTAGGCCCCTAGGCCCCCTGACTACCACCCCCAGGAATCAGGAGATGACTTGATTGGGACTCAAGAAATCCCAGCCTTGGCTCCATTCTGATTATGCCTGGAACTTTGGGTAAATCCTTTTCTTCCCCTGGCCTCAGTTGgcccgtctgtaaaatgggaaggcGGGTATCCCAAGGAGATAATGGACCTTGAATAGACCCCAAGCTCTATCACACCTTCAGTCCAGAAGGGATCTTGGGAAGTGTTGtggttagttttttttgtttgtttgtttatttttgtttgttgtttttttaaaaaggttttagttatttgttagagagggagtgggggcggagggaggggctgaagaagaatcccaaacagactcccggctgagtgcGGAACCTGACCTgccaggctcgatctcacgaccctgagatcatgactggagctcaaatcaagagtcagactcttaactgacggagccatccaggcgccccggaagGTTGTTTTTATGGAGTCTTGGTATTTTAAGGAATTTAGAATATTTGGGTTCATGCATGTCAGTGCCATCATTATTACTGATGGAGAAATGGAGGTCTATTTGTGTCAGGGATTTGACACAAGGACACAAAGGAGCTGGAGTGGATGCTGAGGAAAGCCCTGCAGGCAGAGGGGCCCCCAATGGGGTTTTCACCTACACACcgctcctctgctcctctctcttcccctttccctctcttagACGTTCTCAATTACCCACCAAGACTCGCCATCCAGAAGTTTCTCTCAACCCTTTCCTGACCTTGTTTATATGATCTTGCTCCCTGCTGGCTAAAGGACGACAGCCTGAAACATGTCCTTAAACTCCTTCTTGAGCCAGCTCCCTGGGGACCATCGCCCACCAGTGGAGGAAGTGGGGCTGCTTGAGAACGGGTGTGGTTTTAGCAGCCAAGACATGGGGCCATCACCTTCTGGGGGCTGAGAGACCGTCTCCCGCGGCGCCCTTTCTGGGCCTCCGCTGGTCAGTTCCTCAGGAAAGGGCTGGATTCGCTATTTCTGGGATGAAATGCACCCTCAGGACAGTGTTCAGACCAGCAGAGCGATAAGGGCTGCTTCTCGGGGGCATACGGTGCCTGGCACCATTCTAAGCACCTACCACGGTTCCCTCACTGTTTTTACATTCAAGATTTGCTTGCAAGCCTCGCAACTACCCAACAAGTTCTTACagttcccattttgtagatgggaaTACTGATGCCCCAAAGGTTGCGTCACTCGCCTAACATCACAAGCAAGTAAATGGCGGAGCTGGGATCCCAGCCCAGGTATGTTTCACTACAGGGTCGGTTTCTTCTTATTCCCAGAGCTCAGAGCTCTAACCTGAGAGGAAAGCGTATCTGGGACTCATTATCCCTAATTAGGACTAATTAAGAGCCTCTCATAAGCGGGTAAGCCACCTAAGTACAAGACGTCACGAAGGAACACGGTGACAGCAGCCAAGGCGGGCGTGGGAAAACAACCACGCTCCAGCGAACAGCCGTTTAACGGCACCGCCCCCTGACCCGCCTCACTTCCGCCTTTTATTTGCATATTCAGCGATTGGACGTCAGGCGTCAGCGTCGACGCGGTGACATCAGGGAGCGCCCCTGCAGTGCTCCACCCCCGAGCGTACGCACGTACGCACGCACGGAGACGagagggcgggggaggagggagagatccGAGGCGCCCCGCCCAGTCAGCAAGGTTGCGCGTGCCCCGTGCGGCCGCCAAGATGGTGGTGGGCGCGTTCCCTATGGCGAAGCTGCTATACCTGGGCATCCGGCAGGTCAGCAAGCCGCTTGCCAACCGCATTAAGGAGGCCGCCCGCCGAAGCGAGTTCTTCAAGACCTATATCTGCCTCCCGCCGGCTCAGCGTGAGTTTGACCCCACGTCCCTCCAACCTTTTCATTCTCCAACCCCTCTCTGGTGGTTGCTCAGGGGATGGACTTCTGTTTACAACCAATCACAGCCCGAACCGGCAAAGTCCTGCAGCCAATAGGGAGGGGTCCTGGAAGAAGGGCATGCGGGTTGCCCAATAGTCCACTCAGGATTGGGGCAGGGAGCGGGGCGGGACGCTGGCGCCTGGGTTGGCAATACAAACCAATAGAGGAAGAGAGCGCGTGGAGGCTGATGTCCAGACAAGCCAATAGTAGAGGAGAAGGTAGTAATATGGGTGGGACGTCCCAGGACGAGAGGAGTTGGGGGCGGGACTGAGGAGAGACTTGACCGGACCGAACTCGGGTTTGCCTCGCCACCCTTAGATAATTTGAGTTCCAAAACCCCACCCCGTGCTTCAGTTGCCCTCTTGTCCTGGGCGGT
The DNA window shown above is from Mustela nigripes isolate SB6536 chromosome 17, MUSNIG.SB6536, whole genome shotgun sequence and carries:
- the GPR4 gene encoding G-protein coupled receptor 4, which encodes MGNRTWDGCHVDSRVDHLFPPSLYIFVIGVGLPTNCLALWAAYRQVRQRNELGVYLMNLSIADLLYICTLPLWVDYFLHHDNWIHGPGSCKLFGFIFYTNIYISIAFLCCISVDRYLAVAHPLRFARLRRVKTAVAVSSVVWATELGANSAPLFHDELFRDRYNHTFCFEKFPMEGWVAWMNLYRVFVGFLFPWALMLLSYRGILRAVRGSVSTERQEKAKIKRLALSLIAIVLVCFAPYHVLLLSRSAVYLGRPWDCGFEERVFSAYHSSLAFTSLNCVADPILYCLVNEGARSDVAKALHNLLRFLASDKPQEMANASLTLETPLTSKRNSMAKALAAGWAAAPPSQGDQVPLKMLPPAQ